One bacterium genomic window, CGACCGATTCTCGCGTCACCTCCAAAGTCACCGCCCTCTCGTAGCGACTCTCAGTCGCTTTTCTCTGCTTGCCGAAACGGCAGGCATTCGTGTACATTCAACCCAATATAGAAATAGCTATGCTAGAGATAGTTGAAAAATTAGAACAGCGCCTTGCGGCGCTTGATGAGTCCCTCTCCGATCCGACCGTGGTCGGTGACCAGAAGCGGTTTATTGCGCTTAATCGTGAGCGTCGTCAACTGGCCGATGTGCTGGAGACGGGGCGTCGCTATCGGCTGATCTGCAAGACGGTCGAAGAAGCCCGCGAGATGATCGGTTCCGACGATCCGGATATGGTTGCCATGGCGCGCGAAGAGCTTGAAGCGAACGAACCGTTGATCGAAAATGCCGAGAAAGAATTCCGTCTCAAGCTTCTGCCGAAAGATCCTGAGGATGACAAAGCGGCGGTGGTCGAAGTTCGCGCCGGGACCGGCGGCGATGAGGCCGGCCTGTTTGCGGCGGACATTTTCCGCATGTATCAGCGCTATGCAGATACCAAACACTGGAAAATGGAAATCCTCAGCTCCTCTACCTCCGGCATGGGGGGATTCAAGGAGATTATCTTCTCTCTCGATGGCGATGGAGTCTATGGGACGATGAAGTATGAGTCGGGCGTCCACCGCGTCCAGCGCGTTCCAGCCACAGAAACGCAGGGTCGCATTCATACCTCGGCTATTACAGTTGCAGTCTTTCCGGAAGCGGAAGAGATCGATATCGAGATCAAAGAGAATGAGATCAAGGTCGATGTCTACCGCTCGTCTGGTCCGGGAGGGCAGTCGGTCAATACGACAGATTCGGCGGTGCGCATCACGCATCTTCCGACCGGCATGGTAGTGACCTGTCAGGACGAAAAATCCCAGCTCAAGAATAAGCAGAAAGCGCTGAAAGTCCTGCGCGCCCGTCTTTATGACCGGATGATTGCGGACCGTCAGGCGAAACTGGCCGCAGAGCGCAAGTCGATGGTCTCCACCGGCGATCGTTCCGCCAAGATCCGGACTTACAATTTCCCGCAGTCACGCGTGACGGATCATCGGATAAATCTGACGATCTACGCTCTCTCGGATATTCTCGAAGGAAATGTTGATCCACTCATAGAACCATTGCGTCAGCATGATCAGGAGGAACGCCTTCGGATCGAAGCTGCCGTCTAATTTACCGGGCATCATGTACAAAATCATTCGTTTCGCCGGAGCAATTCTACTCACTGCAGTTCTGTTGGTTATTGCCTCGCGGGCATCGCGAGGAAAGCCGGAATTTGTCTCCCATTACGACAATGGCTACAAATTCGAGATGACCACTGTCCCCAAGTTTGCTGAGCACAGCCGAGTGCGCATCTCGCTGAACATCACCGGGCCGTTGAGCGACGAGGTCCAGCCGGTTCTCCGTTTCGCCAAGTCGGAGACGGATGATCTGACGGCGATCGACGCCTATAGGATCCAGCCACTTATTATGGCCGACTCGACCTCGGGGAGTTACTTTGCCGAGCTGTCGACCGGTGCGCGAGGCGGGAGAATACTCTACTACGTCCAAGTGCAAGATGCCAAGCAGCAACCGTTGGCATCATTCCGGATGGAGAACGGAAAGCCGTTTTTTGTCAAGTATTTCGGCGATGTCCCAAAAGTCGTGCTACTCCCGCATATTGCCTTCATGTTTGCCACAGTCTTTTGTGTGGCGATGGCCGCGTTGCATGCGCTGTCGGTGATACGCGGTTCTGAAGCTCCGCAAGAGATGCTTAGATACCTTCTCTGGTCGGCCGTGCTGACGTTCATCGGCGGTTATCCTTTTGGATTTGCCATGAACTGGTATGCGTTCGGCGGTCTCTGGGAAGGGGTGCCGTTTGGCACCGATGCTACCGACAACAAAACCCAATTGCTGTTTGTGTATCAGTTGTTCGCCGTACTGATCGGATTACGATCATTGACCGGCGGAAAGATGGGAAGAGATATTTTCAGCGCGAGAACTCTCGGATGGTACGGGCTCGGGATGCTCGCGGTGATGTTGTTCATATATCTGATTCCGCATTCGATCCAGTTTTCCAAAGAGCTGACGTATGCATTTTGTTATGGATTCATCGGGTTCTGGGCACTGGTGTATCTGTATGGCTGGTTACGCAGCCGCGCCGCCGCATAGAAGAAGAGCTGTCCATATTCCAATGAGTGGGAGAAGTCATGACACCGTCGCTGGCACCGTACATTGCCGAAAAATCCCGTATCCTGTCCGCGGCCGGCATTGACCAGGCCGATGCAGAAATTGAACTTATTCTCTGTCACGTCCTGAATGTCGGACGCATGGAATTGGTGCTGCATGGCGCCGACCGTTTAACTGAGGATATCCGTGCCGAGATCGACCGGATAATCCAGCGCCGTGTCACACGTGATCCCCTGCAGCATATTCTCGGGGAATGCTGGTTCTTCGGGCGAAAGTTCATTGTCGGGCCGGCAGTGATGGTTCCTGCGCCGGAGACGGAATTGCTCTGTGAAGCGGCCATTTCATTTGTGCAGAAACAGCAGATCAAGTCGCCGCGGATTGTCGATATTGGTGTCGGGTCGGGAGTGATCTCCGTGACGGTTGCCTCTGAATTACAGGACGGCAGCTATCTTGCGCTCGACATTTCGCCGGACGCGATCGCAGTGGCCAGCCAGAATGCGGAACGACATCAGGTGACTGACCGGTTCGAGTTTCGAGAATCAAACCTCTTCTCGGCGCTCCGTCCGGATGAGAAGTTCAACCTGATCCTCTCCAATCCGCCTTATATCGCCGAACATGAATATGCCACGCTTCCCCCCGAAGTCCTGGCGGATCCCAAGATCTCTCTGACCTCAGGGGAAGAGGGGATGGATGCGATCAAGGAGATCGTCGCGCTTGCACCGAACTTCCTTGCGCCCGGAGGTAGGATCATGTTCGAGATCGGCTATGACCAGGCGGAAAAGGTGGCTTCCCTGACCAATGAGGACTCGCGCTATACCGGAATTTCGATCATCAAAGATCTCGCCAATATCGATCGAGTGGTGATCCTGGCGTGTGGTAACGGCTGATGTCTCGTGAATCTCAGATGCGAAAGCGGGAACGGGCCGCCAAACTAGTCGCACTCCTCAAGCAGGAGTATCCTGCTCCGAAGACCGCTTTGCACTACGACTCAGTTTACCAGCTGCTTTTTGCCGTCATACTTTCAGCCCAGTCGACCGACGTTCGGGTCAACCTGGTGACTCCCGGTCTGTTCAGGCGATTTCCCACACTCCAAGCATTTGCGACTGCAAAGGTGGAGGAGATCCAACGCGAAATTGCATCAGTTGGTCTGGCTCCATCCAAAGCAAAGGCGATCAGAGAATCTGCGCGGCAGATCATCGAAGAATTCGGTGGTGAAGTTCCGCGGCGTCTGGACGACCTCATCAAACTGCGCGGAGTCGGCAGAAAGACAGCATCGGTGGTGTTGGGAGCGGGGTTTGGATTGTCGGAAGGGATTGTGGTGGACACACATGTGGCGCGACTAAGCCGACGACTCGGATTGTCTGCAAGAACCTCACCCGAGCAGATCGAACGCGATCTGATGCAATTGATTGATCGGACCGGCTGGATCGATTTTTCGCACTTGTTGATTCTGCACGGACGAGCACTCTGTTCGGCGCGCAAACCGAAATGCGCTAGCTGTCCGCTCTCACAACTCTGTCCGTCGGCTAAGACATTCACGCCAAAAAAATAAGCCGGTGAACGCGAAAGCAATCACCGGCTCAATCTTGCCTGTTCTAAGAGGTCTTACTTCTGAGTACGGCGAGCAATTCCCGCACCAACCAGACCGAGACCAAACAACAGCATGGTGGCCGGTTCCGGCACTCCAGGTGTAGTCGGGTTACCCGGGCCTGCGGTGTAGCTCAAAGCCAGGGACGCACTGTTAATGCGCAGGCTTCTTTCGCCAGCCGTAATCGAGACATCAAGAGAACCCTGGTTCCAGAACCCGGGAATGTTGACATCGGTAAGATTAACCAAGGTGTTGTCGCCAAGCAACCCCAGGAAATCCCACCACGGGCCATCATTCGAGTTCAAACCACCCCACTGGAAGACACCCTGGAAGGAAACCCAGTTGTCGTTTTCGTCGATTCGTGAACCGTCGATCCAGAGGAGTGCTCTCTCAATGGTTCCCGGCGGAACCGACAGGTCCCCCGGAAGCGTGTGAGACCAGCTTAAGCTGTGGTCGAGACCAGACTGGGTGCCGATTGTGTAACCATCCAAGGGTCCAAGACCAAAGCTGCCGGCGGTATAGAAATCGACATTCGACACGTAATCATACGTGTAGTTATCGTAATCCCACGCCACGCCATGGTTATAGGAGATCCACTGGTTGATCTGCGGCAGCGCCATGCTGCTACCCGCCACTGCCATAAGACAGGCGGAGAGAATCAGAATCTTAAGCCATTTGAGCACGAAGATTTCCCTCCAATTGCTCCTGTTTAAGGTGAAAGATTCTATAGAACGATTTATTTAGAGCAAACACAGTGCCAACCCCCGGATTAAGTAAGCCCGTATTGCTGTTCAATAACTTACCCTGAATTGGCCACCGTCAGGACCTAAATTACTGCACTGGTTGTCATAAATAGAACCATAAGCTGTGCAGAATGGTTCATCCTTTTCCCTCATAAAGGATGGTTCTGGTCGATTTTTGCACACGTTTGGCGACCTCAAGAACCTGCCGAATCCTGCCTACAGCCAACAAAAAACGGCGGTTCGGAGACCGCCGTCGGAGAAACCTTAGGGAAGCCGGATGGGTGCCTAGTACTCTTCCAGGTTGGTCCATTCGGCATTTTCGAGCCACTGTTTGGGACGATCGAGGAAATGAATCACATTGTCCATCGTTACCCAGTGGCGGTGCTCTTCGTCGGCAATTTTGTGAAGAATGACGGCCTGTTCAGGCTTGCTTACTTCTTTCGCTTTTTCCCGATAAAATGCTTCGGTCTTTCTTCTCGACTTCGCGGGCCTCTTCCCAGACCAAGCGAGCATCGGGCGGGAAAGCATAGTTTTTGTTCTCAGCGCGCAATGACTCGAAGACATTTTTCACTGTCGCCAGGATGTTGGTCTTTTCTGCCTCTTTGTATTCCGCGAAATGACCATCTTTGAGCGCCTTGAAAATATTGTAGTGCTTCTGCTCGTCATCGGCCAGTTCCAGCAGGATCCGTTTCAGTTCCGGTGAAGTGGCTTTATTGGCGTGCTCGATATAAAACAGCCGGCCGTCCATCTCCATCTTCATCGCATACTCGAATATGTCCATCGCCCAACTCCTTAATTGCAGATTAGTTTTGTCTGACAAAGTACGGAACGGCGACAATCTTGTCAATCAGTATTGAGAAAGTATTCACAAGGCGCGGTTTGCGATGGTCCATGTAACATGACTTGTGCCTGCCAGATAAATGGCTATTATGGGGTTATGAATTGGGTACGCTCTAGCGTGGCACTCTGTTTGGTCTTGCTTTTCTCGATGGCCACACTTTCGGCGCAGGAGCAGTCGCCGACAGTGGAACATCGGTACGCCCGGATCTATCTGGACAACCCCGGTCAGATGGCAGCCGTGGATTCTTCACTGGTAATTGCGCAGCAAAAGTTAGAACGGTTGCTGCGCGATACCATGAATTACCGCCCGGACTTGTATGTAGTGGGGGATGCCGAGCGTTTCGACCAGCTAATTGGGGGGAAATTTCCGGATTGGGGGGCTGCCGCTGCCATTCCAACGCGCGGACGAATTGTCATCAAATCCCCGGACAGATTTGTCATCCAGAAATCGCTATCCGAGTTGGTGGCGCATGAGTATTCGCATCTTGCACTGGCTGATCGACTCGGCATTCGCGAAGCGCCGCGCTGGCTGGACGAGGGAATCGCCATGTATGTGGCGGCGGAATGGGGTTGGTCGCAAAATCTGGCCATGAGCAAAGCGGCGATCTTTCGCCAGTTTATTACCTTGTCGGATATTGATAGGGTAAACCGATTTACTGCCGGCAAGGCGGAGGTCGCGTATGCTCAGTCTTATCTGGCGGTCAAGTATTTCGTTGACCAGTACGGCCTGGATGCGCTTACTATCCTGCTTGATGATATCGCTTCCGGGAAACGGCTCGACTCAGCGCTAATGCGATCGACCGGGTCGAATCTGGATGCATTCGAGATTGAATACCATGAGTATTTGACGCAACGCTATAACCTGACGAGTTTTCTGATGGATACCTTCTGGCTCTGGATCTTCCTGGCCTTTGTAGTTGTGATCGGCGGCTTCATGAAGTACCGCCGTCGCCGGCAATACTACAAGAAATGGGAGGAGCAGGAGCGTCTCGAATCGACGGACTTTCAGTACGGCAAAGGGCGGGCCGAAGAGGTCGATCCCGATGAGGATGATGAACCGTGGCGTCGCTAAGCCATCAAATCGAATATATGGTCACACTGGGCATGGCCAAGTATGCGCAGCGATTATCGGAGGAAAAGGCCGATCGGTTGGGAATAAGGCTCGGCGGCCTGATGTACCATGTACTGCGAAGCAGAAGAGCGGTAGCGCTCGACAACCTCAGAAAGGCCTTGGGGAACGAATACTCTGAGGAAGAACTGCAGGAGATCGCGCGCAAGGTGTTTGCAAATATCGGTCAGACACTCGTGGAATTTTCTCGCTTCAAGCAACTTGGTTTGGCCGGAGTACGTCGCTTGGTAACTGGACCCGGCGAAGAGATGCTCGCCCGAGCCTACGCGGAAGGGAAGGGAGGGATCATGCTGACCGCCCATTTTGGTAATTGGGAGATTATGGGGGCATGGGTTGCCGCTGTTGGCTATCCGACGGACTTTCTTGTCGGGCGACAGCATAATCAAAAGGTCGATAAACTTCTCTTGAGTTACCGCAGTGAAATGAAGGTAGGTCTGATTCCGCTGGCGACTGCGGCGCGGTCGGTCTTCAAGACTCTCAAGGCCAATCGGATCGCCGGGATAGTGGCCGATCAGCATGCCCCGGGCAGTGGGAGTGTGATAATTGATTTCTTTGGGCGGCCTGCCGCGTGGGCTAAGGGACCAGCGTTGTTTTCCATACGTGCCGGCGCACCAATTTTGCCGTACCTGCTTCGTCGCGAGCGATACGACAAGCATGTGCTCATTCCCGGAGAGCCAATCTACCCACCCAATTCCGGTGACGAAGAGAAAGATATCGAGACAATGTTGGTTGCCTATGCCCGTTTCGTCGAGAAATGGGTAAGGAAGTATCCCGACCAGTGGATGTGGACACACCGTCGTTGGAAACTTGACTCTCCTGCAACCTGAGCTGTAGCTCAAACGTACATAGTATGTTGTGATGGCGAGCGAGTGGTATCCGCTCCTGCGCGACGCTGCATTCTGAACTGGAAGGGAACTGTGTGAAAAAGTATATCTTTATCGTGGTCGTGCTTGTGGTGATCCTCGGCGGATACTACGGGGTTGAGGCGATCTTTACTCCCAAAATCGATATCCCGACCGCCAACGTCAGCAAGGGTGAGTTTATCATCTCGTTGCGAGCGACCGGCGAGGTTGACGCCAAGCGGGCATTTTCGGTCACTGCGCCGCGCATTCGTGGCCTGCAGATCACCTGGCTGGCACCCGAAGGATCCATGGTACAGAAGGGGGATCCGATAATCCGCTTTGATGCAACCCAGCAGCTCGCCGATCTCACCGATAACGAGTCATCCCTGAAGATTAATAGGACTTCGCTGGAACGGGCCAAACAGGAACTGGCGATCCAGGAGAAGCAACTGACGCTTGAACTCCAAAAGGCCGAACGAAACTACGACGAGAAAAAGCATGATGCACCCAAGCTCGCCGAGGAAGCCAAACTGGAGCTTGAGCTGGCCAAACTGAATTTTAATGCCAAGCTGGAACAGATCAGGTCCGATGTTTCAAAGGCCGAACTGGAAGTCAAACGGGCGGAAGATAAAACCAATCTGGCGCGAAAAGAGATGGAGCAGACCACGGTGATCGCT contains:
- the prmC gene encoding peptide chain release factor N(5)-glutamine methyltransferase, producing the protein MTPSLAPYIAEKSRILSAAGIDQADAEIELILCHVLNVGRMELVLHGADRLTEDIRAEIDRIIQRRVTRDPLQHILGECWFFGRKFIVGPAVMVPAPETELLCEAAISFVQKQQIKSPRIVDIGVGSGVISVTVASELQDGSYLALDISPDAIAVASQNAERHQVTDRFEFRESNLFSALRPDEKFNLILSNPPYIAEHEYATLPPEVLADPKISLTSGEEGMDAIKEIVALAPNFLAPGGRIMFEIGYDQAEKVASLTNEDSRYTGISIIKDLANIDRVVILACGNG
- the nth gene encoding endonuclease III; amino-acid sequence: MSRESQMRKRERAAKLVALLKQEYPAPKTALHYDSVYQLLFAVILSAQSTDVRVNLVTPGLFRRFPTLQAFATAKVEEIQREIASVGLAPSKAKAIRESARQIIEEFGGEVPRRLDDLIKLRGVGRKTASVVLGAGFGLSEGIVVDTHVARLSRRLGLSARTSPEQIERDLMQLIDRTGWIDFSHLLILHGRALCSARKPKCASCPLSQLCPSAKTFTPKK
- the prfA gene encoding peptide chain release factor 1, with translation MLEIVEKLEQRLAALDESLSDPTVVGDQKRFIALNRERRQLADVLETGRRYRLICKTVEEAREMIGSDDPDMVAMAREELEANEPLIENAEKEFRLKLLPKDPEDDKAAVVEVRAGTGGDEAGLFAADIFRMYQRYADTKHWKMEILSSSTSGMGGFKEIIFSLDGDGVYGTMKYESGVHRVQRVPATETQGRIHTSAITVAVFPEAEEIDIEIKENEIKVDVYRSSGPGGQSVNTTDSAVRITHLPTGMVVTCQDEKSQLKNKQKALKVLRARLYDRMIADRQAKLAAERKSMVSTGDRSAKIRTYNFPQSRVTDHRINLTIYALSDILEGNVDPLIEPLRQHDQEERLRIEAAV
- a CDS encoding PEP-CTERM sorting domain-containing protein — encoded protein: MLKWLKILILSACLMAVAGSSMALPQINQWISYNHGVAWDYDNYTYDYVSNVDFYTAGSFGLGPLDGYTIGTQSGLDHSLSWSHTLPGDLSVPPGTIERALLWIDGSRIDENDNWVSFQGVFQWGGLNSNDGPWWDFLGLLGDNTLVNLTDVNIPGFWNQGSLDVSITAGERSLRINSASLALSYTAGPGNPTTPGVPEPATMLLFGLGLVGAGIARRTQK
- a CDS encoding lysophospholipid acyltransferase family protein, giving the protein MASLSHQIEYMVTLGMAKYAQRLSEEKADRLGIRLGGLMYHVLRSRRAVALDNLRKALGNEYSEEELQEIARKVFANIGQTLVEFSRFKQLGLAGVRRLVTGPGEEMLARAYAEGKGGIMLTAHFGNWEIMGAWVAAVGYPTDFLVGRQHNQKVDKLLLSYRSEMKVGLIPLATAARSVFKTLKANRIAGIVADQHAPGSGSVIIDFFGRPAAWAKGPALFSIRAGAPILPYLLRRERYDKHVLIPGEPIYPPNSGDEEKDIETMLVAYARFVEKWVRKYPDQWMWTHRRWKLDSPAT